In one Ictalurus punctatus breed USDA103 chromosome 19, Coco_2.0, whole genome shotgun sequence genomic region, the following are encoded:
- the mkln1 gene encoding muskelin, producing the protein MAVAPESRVLSYTVYKWSSYSSTYLPENILVDKPNDQSSRWSSESNYPPQYLILKLERPAIVLSITYGKYEKTHVCNLKKFKVFGGMSEENMTELLSSGLKNDFNKETFTLKHRIDEQMFPCRYIKIVPLMSWGPSFNFSIWYIELHGIEDPDVVQPCLNWYSKYREQEAIRLCLKHFRQHNYTEAFESLQKKTRIALEHPMLTHLHERLVLRGDFDACEELIDKAVRDGLFNQYISQQEYKPRWSQIIPKCTKGDGDDSRPGMRGGHQMVIDVQTETVYLFGGWDGTQDLADFWAYSVQENQWACISRDTEKENGPSARSCHKMCIDSQRRQIYTLGRYLDSSVRNSKSLKSDFYRYDIDANTWTLLSEDTSADGGPKLVFDHQMCMDSEKHMIYTFGGRILTCNGSVDDGRTSEPQFSGLYAYQCLAGTWSLLRDDSCNAGPEDVQSRIGHCMLFHTRNRCLYVFGGQRSKTYLNDFFSYDVDADHVEIISDGTKKDSGMVPMTGFTQRATIDPELNEIHVLSGLSKDKDKREENVRNSFWIYDIARNNWSCVYKNDQAVKETPSKTLQEEEPCPRFAHQLVYDELHKVHYLFGGNPGKSSSPKMRLDDFWSLKLCRPSKEYLLRHCKYLIRKYRFEEKAQTEPLSALQYLQNDLSMTVDHSDPDETKEFQLLPSALFKSSSDFIPLGFSDVDQTYAQRTQLFDTLVNFFPDNMTPPKGNLVDLITL; encoded by the exons TACTTGATCTTAAAACTGGAGAGACCAGCTATTGTATTAAGCATCACCTATGGCAAATATGAGAAAACGCACGTCTGCAACCTGAAGAAGTTCAAGGTGTTTGGAGGCATGAGTGAGGAAAATATGACCGAACTCTTGTCCAG TGGCCTTAAGAATGACTTCAACAAGGAGACATTCACGCTGAAGCACAGGATCGATGAGCAGATGTTCCCTTGCAGATACATTAAAATAG TGCCTCTGATGTCATGGGGCCCCAGTTTTAACTTCAGTATCTGGTACATTGAGCTGCACGGGATAGAAGATCCGGATGTAGTCCAGCCCTGCCTTAACTGGTACAGTAAG TACCGTGAACAAGAGGCCATACGTCTGTGTCTGAAGCACTTCCGCCAGCACAACTACACCGAGGCCTTCGAGTCGCTGCAGAAGAAGACGCGCATAGCACTGGAGCACCCCATGCTCACACACCTCCATGAGCGCCTGGTCCTCCGTGGAGACTTTGATGCCTGTGAGGAGCTCATAGATAAAGCTGTGAGAG atggcTTGTTTAATCAGTACATCAGCCAACAGGAGTACAAGCCACGTTGGAGTCAGATCATCCCCAAATGCACCAAAG GTGATGGGGATGACAGTAGGCCCGGGATGAGAGGTGGTCATCAGATGGTGATAGATGTGCAGACGG aGACTGTGTATCTGTTTGGAGGTTGGGATGGCACGCAGGACTTGGCAGATTTCTGGGCCTACAGTGTGCAGGAGAATCAGTGGGCCTGTATCTCCCGAGACACGGAGAAAGAG aatgGTCCCAGTGCACGCTCCTGCCATAAGATGTGCATTGATTCTCAGAGGAGGCAGATCTACACGCTGGGCCGCTATCTGGACTCTTCTGTCCGAAACAGCAAGTCTCTGAAGAGTGACTTCTACCGGTACGACATCGATGCGAACACATGGACGCTACTCAGCGAGGACACTTCTGCAGATGGAGGCCCTAAACTTGTGTTTGACCACCAG ATGTGCATGGACTCTGAGAAGCACATGATCTACACGTTCGGCGGTCGGATCCTGACGTGTAATGGCAGCGTCGATGATGGACGCACGTCAGAGCCGCAGTTCAGTGGCCTGTATGCTTATCAGTGCCTAGCAGGTACCTGGAGTCTTCTGAGGGACGACTCGTGCAACGCCGGCCCCGAGGATGTGCAGTCTCGCATCGGCCACTGCATGCTCTTTCACACG AGGAATCGCTGCCTGTATGTGTTTGGAGGCCAGAGGTCCAAGACGTACCTGAACGATTTCTTTAGTTATGATGTTGACGCTGACCACGTAGAGATCATTTCAGACGGCACCAAGAAAGACTCGGGCATGG tacCAATGACTGGCTTCACCCAGCGTGCCACCATCGACCCAGAACTGAACGAGATTCATGTTCTGTCAGGCCTTAGCAAAGACAAAGATAAACGAGAGGAGAATGTCCGCAACTCCTTCTGGATCTATGACATCGCCCGCAACAACTG GTCATGTGTGTATAAGAATGACCAGGCTGTGAAGGAGACCCCCAGCAAGACACTGCAGGAGGAAGAGCCGTGCCCTCGGTTTGCTCACCAGCTCGTGTACGATGAGCTGCACAAG GTGCATTACCTGTTTGGGGGAAACCCAGGCAAGTCAAGCTCTCCTAAGATGCGACTAGACGACTTTTGGTCTCTGAAACTCTGCCGTCCGTCTAAAGAGTACTTACTGAGACACTGCAAATACCTCATCCGCAAATACAG GTTTGAGGAGAAGGCTCAGACTGAACCACTGAGTGCCCTGCAGTACTTGCAGAATGATCTCTCTATGACTGTAGACCACTCTGACCCTGATGAGACTAAAGAA TTTCAGCTCCTGCCCTCAGCACTCTTCAAGTCCAGCTCAGACTTCATCCCACTAG GCTTTTCGGATGTAGATCAGACGTACGCCCAGCGCACACAGCTCTTTGACACACTGGTAAATTTCTTCCCTGACAACATGACCCCGCCCAAGGGTAACCTCGTCGACCTCATTACCCTGTAG